In the genome of Elusimicrobiales bacterium, the window CTCTGAAGCCGGTTTCGCGGGGCTGCATGTGTTCCGCTATTCGCCGCGCCCCGGCACCGCCGCCGCCGCGCTGAAACCGCTTGACCCGCGCACGACATTTGCCCGCGCCGAAAAGCTGCGCGCGCTGGACAAACAATTGCGCCGCGCCTTTGCCGCCGCGCTGGTCGGGTCAACGCAGCTTGTAACCGTGGAAACCTGCAAAAACGGCGCGGCCTGCGGCATCACGGGGAGTTTTGTGAATGTCGCGCTGGACGGAAATCCCGGCTCGCCGCTTGCGCGGGTAAAAATCCTCTCCGCCTCCGAAGGCCGCTGCCGCGGCGTTGTCATATAGGCCCTCCGGCCCTTCCCCGGCATTTCCCGTTTCGCGTAAACTTGATGTGGAACAAAATCGCTCCGAGAGGTGTGGGTATGAAAAAAACCGCAGTATCGCTGCTGGCCGCGCTGGCATTCGCGCTTCCCGCGTGCGCCGGAATTATGTCCGACCTGCTTTGCCTGTCCGGCCTGAAATCGCCGGAACAGCCGCCGGATGCCGCCATGCGCGCGGACGCCGGGCTTGAACTGGCCCCCATGCTGGATGACTATCTGATTACCGACGCCGTGTTCCAGACCACAAAGGAAAAGGCACATGTCTCTTTTGCCAAGGTGCCCAACTGCGCCGGAGGCGGCAATTGCGAGGATACCCAGTATTTCGCCATGTTCAGGACGGATTCCGGGGCGGTTTACGGCGCGAATCTTTATAATATCGCCAATTACGGCATTTTCAAATCCGGGCAGAAGGATATTTACTTTGACGGCCCCGGAAACCCTGTCTATACGGTCAAGCTGATGGTGGAGGACACCGACAACACCGACCGGCAGATCATTACCGTAACCCGGAACGGGCGCCAGGTTTTCGGCATGACCATAACCCAAATCCTCGCCGCGCGCGACAGGCGGGCCCGCCGTGTTTCGCTGGACAGGCAGTATATGGTGTTTCTGTCGCACGGGATTACGCAGGACGCAAACCACGAGCTTGTGATATCCCCTTCCAAATCCATGCTCACCTTCCTGCCGGCGCAGAAAACCGACGAGTATATCATGATAAACGCCAACGCGCTTTCGGAGAAGGCGACGGCCATCCCCCAGCTTGGCGGCTGGAAACTGGCGGTGAAAGACGGCAGGCTTTTGATGACGAAGTAACCCGCGTTTGAAATCCGCCGCCCCGCGCCGCCGGCGCGGGGCGGCTTGTTTAACCTGAAAGTTTCAGGTTAAGGTTGCGGCAGGAGGTTTTCTTTCGCGCAAAAGCGGGATTTTATTGCGGCAGTTCATGCAGCGTGAACTGATACCGTCTTTCCCTGCCGCCGGATTTCAGACCGATTTCCTGGGAAGTTTCCTTGACCACCGCAAATCTGGAGCCGGGCCTGAACAGAACTTCATCCTCGTTTCGCATTATGGATATGCCCTCAAGCGATTTGGCGGTAAGGGCATGTATTTTAAGCACAATATCGCTTTCGGATATTATTTGCCGCCGCGTCGCCTGATTGGTGACGCGGCTTGCGCTTAAAAATCCCCGCGTAATAAAGGGCCTGCGCTGCGCCATGGCCGCCCTGTATTCGCCGGCGCGCCGCTCAACGGTTGCACAGTCGGAATTGCCGCCGGACGCCAGTTTGTAGAAATCCGCGCGTATCACCCCGCCTTTGTAATCGGGGAGTTTGTTTATTCCGGAAAGCAGAAGTTTTATCGTGCTTATCTCGCCGGGACTGTCCGGCAGTCTTCCGTGCCAGAGCGGGGAGTTGATGTATTTGTATATGCTGCCGGTATAGGCCATGACAGCCGCAAGCTCTTCCGGCAGCATTATCCGCAGCGCGGGGTTCATTGCCTGTCGTGCGACAGCCTGCTCCCGCGCCGGAGAATCGCGCCAGGGTCCAAAATCCGCTTCGCCGGCCTGGTAGCCGCTCAGCGGCGCGCCGTTTGAAAGGGCGAGGCAACCCTGCGCGTTGATGACCAGTTCCTGCGCGCGCGCCGCGGCGGCCAGCAGAACCGCATACAGAAATACCAGCCATGTTTTGCGAAAAAACCCGTTTGTGCAGATCATATTATCTTGCGAGTTTCTGATGTCCGGCTTCGTTCGGCTGCCTCATAAAAATTGTAGCACCATTCTTCCGATACGGCATGGGCCCTCTGGTCTGATGCAGCGGACCCTATTTCGCGGTTTTTCGCCGAATCCCGCGGCCAACTGAAATTTTCAGGTTAATGTGCGGTCGAATTGCGGCTATTTGCGCTCTTCCGTCCGGGCCGGAAGCGGCGCCGGCGTTTTTTCCTTGGGCGCCGCGTTTACCCTGAGGGAACCGGCGGAGAATTTTTTCGCCGCGCCGGACTTGGCGCGCGACGGAGCCGGTTTGGCAGCCCCTGCTTTGACAGCCTGTGATTTGGCCCGGCGGGGTTTTTCCTTTGCGGCAACCGGCGCAGCCGCGCGGGGCTTATCGGATGAAACCGTCCTGGCCGCGGCATGGCGCGGCTTGGCGGTCGCGGCCTCACGCTGCGGCGGCGCGGCGAAAAGCGCGGTTACAGCTTCGGCTATGGCGCGGGCCAGCTTGTCGCGGAAGCCGGCGTCCATCACCATGGCCTCCTGCTCCGGCAGCACCATGTAGACATTCTCTATCAGGATGGACGGCATCTGCGTCAGCCGCGCCACATGGTAATCGCCGTAACGCAGCCCCTCGTCCGGCAGGGGGATATTTTTCCGATAGGAAGAGTAAACCGCGCGGGCCAGGTCCATGCCCTGCTGATGGTAGAAGTAGACCGAAAAACCCCTGTCGCCGCCAAGCGGGCTGACGCCGTCGGGCAGGGCGTTATTGTGTATGGAGATGTAGATGTCGCTTTTGGCGCGGGCGGCTATGCGCGGACGCTCGGCCAGAGGGATTTGCTCGCTACCGTAACGCGTCAGATCCACATTGGCGCCCAGCAGGCCCAGAGCCTGCGCCGTCTGTTTGGCGATTGCCAGATTGGCCTCAAATTCGTAATAGCCGGAAGGGCCTATCGCGCCGTCCAGCGGCGGCGTGTATTTGGGAGAATGCCCCGGGTCCAGCATTATTTTAAGCCCTTCAAGCGGGCGGCGCGCGGTGGCGGCGGAAAGGACGGGCTTGCCGCGCAGCTCCAGCGAAAACCCGCTTCCGTTCCAGCTCATGTCATAGCCCCAGAGCTTTTCGGCCAGATTGACGGTGATGCGCGCCGTCTGCGGGTCAAGCTGTTTCCAGCGCACGTCGCGCACTATGGCGTCCGACGAATCGTAGACGACCCATTGCATGTTGGCGGCGGTGTAGTAAAACGTAACCTCCAGCGCGCCATCGCGCTCGTCCACGGCGTATGGGACGTTGCGGGAGAGGTCTATGTTGAGCCTGGAGGAGCGGTTCCCCGCCTTTATGAATATGCTGCCCATGGCGGCATGCGGCGGCGGGGTGCCTTCCGGCAGAAAGCGGAGCTTGGATTCCTCCACAAGGCCGGACTCGGCATCGTTGAGCCGTATGCGGTAGAGGCCGCCTATCTTCGCGTCGGCGGAGCCGCGCGTGCCGGGCTGGAGGAACATGAAATACCCGCGCGCGTCGGTGCGCAGCGGAATGGTGTCGGTGGAGCATTCCACCTCCCAGCGGCGTCCGCGCAGCGCGGTCAGCCTTCCTTTGGCGGCGTATCTGGCGGTTTTGCCGTTCTTTTCAAAGCGGAATCTTATCTCCGCGTTTTCCGCCGCGTCTTCGGCAAGCAGTTGATACGCGCCGTAATACATCCCGCCCGGAGATTCGGCCATGGGGATATTTTTCGCGACGCCCCGTATGGAGAAAGAGGCTTTCGCCCCCTCGCCGGCCCGCGCGGAGACCGTTACCCAGTCCCCCGGCTGGAGCGCGATGTCGGAGGAGGGCAGCAGCGACGTCTCGTCCGCCCCGGGACCGTCGGCGGAGAGTTTCGCGGGCGTTTCCACAACCACATTGCGCACGAAGGAATGGACCGTCGTCCCGTCGTTAAGCTCCAGCCTGTACTGGAAATTGCCGGGGCCAAGCGGCAGGAAAGCTATGAAAGTCCCGCCGGGGTGGACCGTCACATTCTCGCCGTTTATGGCCAGCGAGGCGGTGGACGGGGAGACATTGCCAAAAATAAAATTGTTTTTCACCGGCGGAATTTTCGCGCCCTCGTAGGGATAGATGACGTTTACCGTCTGCGCGCAGGCCGCGCGGCAGAAAGCGGCCAGCAGCGCGGCAGCAATGGCCTTTGTCATAAATTCTCCTCCGGCGGCTTGAACGGAAGCTTTATCTCCATCTGTTTTATGCGGGTCAGAAGCTGGTTTTTGGTGAACGGCTTGGGCAGATACTCGTCCGCGCCGATTTCCATGCCTTTAAGCGCGCTCATCGCGTCGGCGCGTATGGTGAGCAGCATTACCGGGATGGAGGCCAGTTTCCTGTTGCCGCGTATTTTATGCAGCAGTTGGTAGCCGTCCAGCCCCGGCATATTGATGTCGGAGAGCACCATGTCCACCGGCTCGTTCAAAAGCACCTGGAGCGCGTATTCCGCGTCCTGCGCGATTATGACGCTGTAGCCGCCGCCCTCCAGCACAATCTTGAGCAGTTCCAGTATGCTTCTGTCGTCATCCACCACCAGAACCGTAAGCATTATTGAACCTCGGCCTCCAGCAGTTGTTTTTTGCGCTTCAATCCGCCCGCGCCGGAAAAGCCGCCCAGCCCCCCGCCGGAAGAGACGACGCGATGGCACGGCACATGCGGCCAGAAGGGGTTTTTGGACAGAGCCTGCCCCACCGCCCGCGCCGCCTTCGGCGAGCCGACGTCCCGCGCAATCTCGCCGTAGCTGCGGGTGCAGCCTCTGGGGATGGCGGCGCAGGCCAGCCACACCTTCCGGTAAAAAGGAGGATACTCCTCCAGCGCGGACAGGACGCGCTTTGGCAGCGCGGGCCGCGCCGGCTGCGCTGCGGGGGGAAGTTTTTTTGTCAGGCGCAGCAGCGTCATTTGTTTACGGAGATTATCTCGGCCTCGTAATCCAGGGTTTTGCCGGCAAGCGGATGGTTGCAGTCCAGCACGATATGCTTTCTGCCGGTGTCTTTAATCACGCAGGCCAGCTTTTTGCCGTCGCTGGTGGCGGCTTCCATCTTGTCGCCTGTAACCGGCTTGCGATCTTTTGGCACAAGCGACATGGCGACTTCATGCACCAGTTCCTTCTGGTACGGATACGCCTTTTCAGGCGGAAGATGCAGCTTGAAAACGGCCCCGGCGGTTTTTCCGGCAAGCTCGGTCTCCAGCGCGGGCGGCAGCCCGCACGAACCGTAAGAACAGGAGACTACTTTGGCCTCCACGAATTTCCCGGCGCTGTAGAGCGAGTATTTAAGCTCCACCCGCGCGCCCGTTTCCACCACCGGTTTGCGGCAGCCGTACAGCGCCATGGCTTGCGCCAGCGCGGCGGAAAATATGATTAGTTTTTTCATAAATCCTCTGCGAGTTTTCTGCTCCTCAGCCATCTATGATACTTTATTCCGAAGCGGTGCGCCTCGTCGCGCACGGCCATCAGCAGCCGCAGCGCGGGGCTGGCGCGGTCCAGCACAACCGGCCCGCGCCGGCCCGGGACGAATATCTCCTCCCGCTCCTTGGCAAGGGAGATTATAGGAATTCTGACGCCCTGCCCGCTCGCCGCGCGGCAGGCGGCGGCAAGCTGGCCCATGCCGCCGTCTATAAGCAGCAGGTCGGGGAAAGGCCCGCCCTCCGCTTTCAGCCGGGCGAGGCGGCGGCCCGTAATCTCGGCTATCATGGCGAAATCGTCGCCGCCGCGCGCCGGCGCCGGGGTTTTGATTTTGAAGCGGCGGTAATGCGCGCGGTTGGGCTTTCCGGCAATAAAACAGACCATGCTGCCCACGGGCTGCCTGCCGAAAAGATGCGAGGTGTCAAACCCCTCTATATGCACCGGCGGGCGGGCAAGGCCGATATGCCGTGCCAGCTCCGCGGCGGCGGCGGAGGTTTCCATCTCGCGCTCAAGCTGC includes:
- a CDS encoding ADP-ribosyltransferase, with amino-acid sequence MICTNGFFRKTWLVFLYAVLLAAAARAQELVINAQGCLALSNGAPLSGYQAGEADFGPWRDSPAREQAVARQAMNPALRIMLPEELAAVMAYTGSIYKYINSPLWHGRLPDSPGEISTIKLLLSGINKLPDYKGGVIRADFYKLASGGNSDCATVERRAGEYRAAMAQRRPFITRGFLSASRVTNQATRRQIISESDIVLKIHALTAKSLEGISIMRNEDEVLFRPGSRFAVVKETSQEIGLKSGGRERRYQFTLHELPQ
- a CDS encoding N-acetylmuramoyl-L-alanine amidase, whose amino-acid sequence is MTKAIAAALLAAFCRAACAQTVNVIYPYEGAKIPPVKNNFIFGNVSPSTASLAINGENVTVHPGGTFIAFLPLGPGNFQYRLELNDGTTVHSFVRNVVVETPAKLSADGPGADETSLLPSSDIALQPGDWVTVSARAGEGAKASFSIRGVAKNIPMAESPGGMYYGAYQLLAEDAAENAEIRFRFEKNGKTARYAAKGRLTALRGRRWEVECSTDTIPLRTDARGYFMFLQPGTRGSADAKIGGLYRIRLNDAESGLVEESKLRFLPEGTPPPHAAMGSIFIKAGNRSSRLNIDLSRNVPYAVDERDGALEVTFYYTAANMQWVVYDSSDAIVRDVRWKQLDPQTARITVNLAEKLWGYDMSWNGSGFSLELRGKPVLSAATARRPLEGLKIMLDPGHSPKYTPPLDGAIGPSGYYEFEANLAIAKQTAQALGLLGANVDLTRYGSEQIPLAERPRIAARAKSDIYISIHNNALPDGVSPLGGDRGFSVYFYHQQGMDLARAVYSSYRKNIPLPDEGLRYGDYHVARLTQMPSILIENVYMVLPEQEAMVMDAGFRDKLARAIAEAVTALFAAPPQREAATAKPRHAAARTVSSDKPRAAAPVAAKEKPRRAKSQAVKAGAAKPAPSRAKSGAAKKFSAGSLRVNAAPKEKTPAPLPARTEERK
- a CDS encoding response regulator, producing the protein MLTVLVVDDDRSILELLKIVLEGGGYSVIIAQDAEYALQVLLNEPVDMVLSDINMPGLDGYQLLHKIRGNRKLASIPVMLLTIRADAMSALKGMEIGADEYLPKPFTKNQLLTRIKQMEIKLPFKPPEENL
- a CDS encoding MGMT family protein: MTLLRLTKKLPPAAQPARPALPKRVLSALEEYPPFYRKVWLACAAIPRGCTRSYGEIARDVGSPKAARAVGQALSKNPFWPHVPCHRVVSSGGGLGGFSGAGGLKRKKQLLEAEVQ